The DNA region GGCCTGCCGCATGACCCGTTCAATGCCATCGTCGGCCCGCGTCCCATTGGCTGGATTTCCTCTCAGGATGCCGATGGTCGCTTGAACCTGGCGCCCTACAGCTTCTTCAACGCGTTCAACTACATTCCGCCGATCATTGGTTTTTCCAGTGTCGGGCGCAAAGACAGCCTGAATAACATCGAGCGAACCGGCGAATTCGCCTGGAACCTGGCGACCCGTCCGCTGGCCGAGCAGATGAACCAGTGCTCGGCCATGGTCGGGCCTGAGGTCAACGAGTTCGAGCTGTCCGGGCTGACGCCGGCAGCGTCGAAAGTCATTCAGGTGCCGCGCGTCGCCGAAAGCCCGGTGTCCTTCGAGTGCAAGGTCACGCAGATCATTCAGTTGCAGCGGGCTGACGGGAACGTGGTGCCGAGCTGGCTGATTCTCGGCGAAGTGGTCGCCGTGCATATCGCCAAATGGCTGTTGAAGGATGGGGTGTACGACACCGCCGCGGCAGAACCGATCCTGCGCGGCGGCGGGCCAGCGGATTATTTCCAGCTGGGGCCTGAGGCGTTGTTCAAGATGTATCGCCCGGGGGCGGTCAAGTAATTACCAGATCAGGTCGCCGTCTTCGCTGACGTCCCTGAGGCGGGTCAGTTCTTTGGCTGCGGCCTCATCGGCCTCATGGGCAGTTTTAAAGGTCTGTTCTTCGAGCAGCTTGTGAAAGCGCGGCGCACCCGAACCACCGATGGCCTTGGTGGCGATTGCGGCGTGATAGCCGCCTTCACGGGGTACTACGGCAGATACGGCTTCGAAGGTTTCAAAGGCTTTGCGTGCCATGTCGCGGATCCTGGCTAATGGAGAATTGAGCCATTAAACCCTCAACCCGCCATTTTGTGTACCCACGACTGGGACTGTCCCAGCGCCTGGGCGGCCGACACGTCCTTGAAGGTATGAAAATCCAGGCTGTTGACCACCAGGTCTTGCACCAACCCGGCAAAAATCTGCATGGCCGGGGTGCTGAAATAAGCGGTCATGGCCTGCTGGTTCATCCAGAAACCGGACACCAGCCACAACTCGGGATCGCATTGCGAATGTTGCAGGGCAAAATTCAGGCAACCCGGTGCGCTGCGGGACGGCTCGATCAAGGCGCTGAGGCGCGCACCGAGTTCCGCCGAACGCCCGGCGCGGGCGCGGACAAAGGCCATATGACTGACGGGGATCTGCGTAGACATGTTCAACCCTCCCAGGTACTCGAGTGGCAGCCGTGGGACGGGCTGCGACAGGATCCAAGGTTAAGCGCGCCCCTTCCATCGCGGTTAGTCGATTCCTGCCGGCTTGTTGCACAATCCTGCGCAGCTTGGCTCAACACCTGTAACAACCGGTAAAACCCGTCATACCACTGTCACACGAGCTTTGTGTAGGAGCTGCCGAAGGCTGCGATCTTTTGACTTCTGTTTTCAAGATCTAGAGATCGCAGCCTCCGGCAGCTCCTACAGGGGCAGGCTTGCGTCAGCCGTTGCCCATCTGCATCACGTCATGACGGGGCGGCACACGAAGCCCATGCAGAATCAGGCAAGCTTGAGGCAGGATGTGTCTAGCGCTTCGTCTTGCACAAACTTAAGCTCAACTCATTACCAACGCCTTGCCGAGGATGCCTTGCATGTCGTCGCTCGATCATTTTCAAGCCCCGCTGGACGCCGACATGGAGAAACAGCGCGCGGAACTGGCCGCCATCATTCGCCACAACACGGCGGAGGATGGCACTTATGCGACTGCCGTCGGCTCGCTGTTCATGTCTCGCCACAGTAAGTCCCATGAGTTTGCCCCGGTACTGGCGCAACCCGCGCTGTGCATCATGGCGCAGGGCCGTAAAGAGGTCAGGCTGGCCGATGAATACTTCAATTACGATCCGCTGAATTACCTGGTGGTGTCGGTTTCGATGCCACTGAGCGGGCGCGTGGTGAACGTCACGTCTGAAGAACCGATCCTCGCGGTGCGGCTGGATATCGACCCGGCAGAAATCACCGCGCTGATTGCCGACGCCGGTCCTCTCGGTGTGCCCACCCGGCCGACGGGACGCGGCTTGTATGTCGAACGGATCGACACCGCGATGCTTGACGCGGTGTTGCGTCTGGCACGTTTGCTGGATGCGCCGAAAGACATCGCCATGCTCGCACCGCTGATTCGCCGGGAAATCCTGTATCGACTATTGCGCAGCCAGCAGGGCCATCGGCTGTACGAAATCGCTATCGCCAACAGCCAGAGCCATCGCATCAGCCAGGCGATCAAATGGCTCAACGGCAACTATGAACAGCCGCTGCGCATCGATGATCTGGCGAAGGAAGTGAACCTGAGCGTGTCGACGTTGCATCACCGGTTCAAGGCGATGACGGCGATGAGTCCGTTGCAGTATCAGAAGCAACTGCGCCTGCAAGAAGCGCGGCGGTTGATGCTGGCGGAAGGGCTGGAGGCTTCGGCAGCGGGGTATCGAGTGGGGTATGAAAGCCCCTCGCAATTCAGCCGGGAGTACAGCCGGTTGTTTGGGGCTCCGCCGTTAAGGGATTTGGCGCGGTTGCGGTTGATGGTCTAGCTGAATCTTGTGTTGTTTGTGCCGGCCCCTTCGCGAGCAAGCCCGCTCCCACAGGGGTCTGGTGTACACCGGTCCAATGTGGGAGCGGGCTTGCTCGCGAAGAGGCCGGTACAGTCAATCCACCTCTAATGTCAGGCACCGAGTACGCGACAAGCCTCAGCCGGCAATGTCACCGACACCGGATTGCCAATGCTCAACCCAAACCCCTGACACGGCGTGCTCAACGCCGTAAACGACACCCCGGAACACTCCACGGTCGTCTCAATCGTCGCGCCAATATCACGCACAAACGTCACCTTACCGAGCAACCGATTCCCCGCCGTCGCCTGTGGATGCGACAGTTGCAGGTCCTCAGGGCGAATCAGCATCTTCACTTTCTCACCCACCACGATGCTGCTGCAGATCGGCACTTCCAGCGCCTCGCCACCCGGCAGCCCAATCTTGCCGTTGCCCAGTGCCGTGGCCGGGAAGATATTCCCCGAGCCGATGAAGTCCGCAACAAATTCATTGGCCGGGTGACGATAGATTTCAATCGGCGTGCCCACTTGCTGCACGCGATGTTCACCCAATACCACAACGATATCCGCCATGGTCATGGCTTCACGCTGGTCGTGGGTCACCATGATGGTGGTGATGTTCAAGCGTTGTTGCAGTTGACGGATTTCCACCTGCATCGACTCGCGCAGCTTGGCGTCGAGCGCCGACAGCGGCTCATCCAGCAGCAGGATTTTCGGCCGCGAGGCAATCGCCCGGGCAATCGCCACGCGCTGACGTTGACCGCCGGAGAGTTTGGCCACCGGGCGATCAATCATCTCGCTCAGCTGAATCAGCTCGAGCAACTCCACCACCCGCGCCTGCTGATCAGCCTTGCTGACCCCGCGCAGTTTCAGCGGATAGGCGATGTTCTCCCCCACCGTCATGTGCGGAAACAGCGCCAGTGATTGAAACACCATGCCGAAATTGCGTTGATGCGCCGGGGTGTGGCCGATGTCTTCACCGTCCAGGCGAATCTCGCCGCCGCTCAGGGTTTCGAGCCCTGCAATCATTCGCAGCAACGTGGTTTTACCGCAGCCCGACGGGCCGAGAAAACACACCAGTTTGCCCTCAGGCAAATGCAGGTTTACATCCTTTACCGCGCAGGCCGAGCCGTAATGTTTCTCGACGTTTTCCAGAATCAGACCAGTCATGTTGCACCTCAAGAATAAGGTTCTGGCTGGAGGTCGCCGAGCGAAGATCAGGCAAGGCAAAAGTCTGCGAAGAAGCAGAGTTGACTTTAGTCAATGAGCATTCTGAGCGGACTTTTAACGCAGCATGATCGAGCGCAGGCACCTCCAGGCAGAAGCTAGAACGAAACGCCACCTTCACCAACCAGCTTCTCCAACGCCCATATAAGGACGAAGTCGATCAGCACGATCAGCACGGCAAACGAAAATACGGTTGGGTCGAGCGATGACACGGTGCGGCTGTACATCCAGATCGGCACGGTCATGACGTCGATGGTGTAAAGGAAGTAGGTCACGGTGAATTCGTTGAACGAGACGATGAACGCCAGCAGCATCCCCGCCAGAATCCCCGACTTCATCAGCGGCACCACCACATCGATAATCGCCCGGGTCGGTGAAGCGCCAAGCATCTGCGCGGCTTCTTCGACTTCGCTGCCAATGGAGAGCATCGCGGCGGTGCAGTTTTTCACCACGAACGGCAGCGCCAGGATCACGTGGGCAATCACCAGCCGCGAGGTGGTCATCTGGAACGGCAGGCTGTCGAACACCAGCAGCAACGCCAGGCCCAACACCACCATCGGAAACACCAGCGGCAGCGACATCAATTGCAGCGCCACGGCTTTGCCGCGGAACTCGCAACGGGTCAGGGCATAAGCGGCCGGCACCGCAATGATCGTTGCAAACACCATGGTCAGGCACGCCACCATCAGGCTGGTGGTCATGGCCTTGCCGAGGCTCAGCACATCGCTGGCATCCGGCGACACGAAGGTGTGCCAGGCAGCCTTGTACCATTGCAGGCTGTAGCTGCTCGGCGGGAAGTCGAGGTTCGACGCACCGCTGAACGACATCACGATCATGGTCAGGATCGGCAACACCGCCAGCAGCAGGATGAAGCCCGACAGGATGCCGGCAAACTTGCCGGTCTCGCCGGGCAGCAGCCCATAACGTTTCTTGATCAGAGTGCTCATTGGGAAGCCTCCAGCATGCGCCGACGACGGCCAGTGATGTATTCGGACAAGGTCATGATTGCGAGCGTGGTGACAATCAGCACCACACCGGCAGCGGAGGCGGCGGGCCAGTTCATCAGCGGGGCGATCTGGTCATGCACCATCACCGCCAGCATCGGCACGCGTCGGCCACCGAGCAGCAATGGCACCACGAAGCTGCTGGCGTTGTAGGCGAATACCAACGTCGCGCCAGTGATGATCCCCGGCATGCTCATCGGCAACACCACCTGACGGAACACCTGAAAACGGCTGGCACCCAGGGTTGCAGCGGCTTCTTCATAAGTACGGGCGACGCCGCGCATGGCGCTGGCAATCGGCAGCACGGCCAACGGGAACGCGGTTTGCACCAGGCCCATCAGTACGCCGTTCTGGTTGTAGAGCAGCATGATCGGACGCTTGATCAGGCCCAGGCCCATCAGCGCCTGGTTGAGCATCCCGCCCGGGCCCAGAATCACCAGCCAGCCGTAGCTTTGCAGCAGCAGGTTGACCAGCAATGGCAGCAGCACCGCGGCGAGGAAGATCCGTCGCACAAACGGTGAGGTCAGCCGCGACATGGTGTAGGCCACCGGGATCGCCAATACGACCGCAATCACTGCGCTGATCAGGGCCAGACGCAGGGTCAGCAGCAAGGATTTGAGGTAATACGGTTCCAGCAGTTGGGCGTAACTGGCCAGGCTGAACCCGGTCCATTCCGCGCCT from Pseudomonas sp. ACM7 includes:
- a CDS encoding flavin reductase family protein → MPDDIHFYEPANGHGLPHDPFNAIVGPRPIGWISSQDADGRLNLAPYSFFNAFNYIPPIIGFSSVGRKDSLNNIERTGEFAWNLATRPLAEQMNQCSAMVGPEVNEFELSGLTPAASKVIQVPRVAESPVSFECKVTQIIQLQRADGNVVPSWLILGEVVAVHIAKWLLKDGVYDTAAAEPILRGGGPADYFQLGPEALFKMYRPGAVK
- a CDS encoding putative quinol monooxygenase; protein product: MSTQIPVSHMAFVRARAGRSAELGARLSALIEPSRSAPGCLNFALQHSQCDPELWLVSGFWMNQQAMTAYFSTPAMQIFAGLVQDLVVNSLDFHTFKDVSAAQALGQSQSWVHKMAG
- a CDS encoding AraC family transcriptional regulator → MSSLDHFQAPLDADMEKQRAELAAIIRHNTAEDGTYATAVGSLFMSRHSKSHEFAPVLAQPALCIMAQGRKEVRLADEYFNYDPLNYLVVSVSMPLSGRVVNVTSEEPILAVRLDIDPAEITALIADAGPLGVPTRPTGRGLYVERIDTAMLDAVLRLARLLDAPKDIAMLAPLIRREILYRLLRSQQGHRLYEIAIANSQSHRISQAIKWLNGNYEQPLRIDDLAKEVNLSVSTLHHRFKAMTAMSPLQYQKQLRLQEARRLMLAEGLEASAAGYRVGYESPSQFSREYSRLFGAPPLRDLARLRLMV
- a CDS encoding ABC transporter ATP-binding protein, with protein sequence MTGLILENVEKHYGSACAVKDVNLHLPEGKLVCFLGPSGCGKTTLLRMIAGLETLSGGEIRLDGEDIGHTPAHQRNFGMVFQSLALFPHMTVGENIAYPLKLRGVSKADQQARVVELLELIQLSEMIDRPVAKLSGGQRQRVAIARAIASRPKILLLDEPLSALDAKLRESMQVEIRQLQQRLNITTIMVTHDQREAMTMADIVVVLGEHRVQQVGTPIEIYRHPANEFVADFIGSGNIFPATALGNGKIGLPGGEALEVPICSSIVVGEKVKMLIRPEDLQLSHPQATAGNRLLGKVTFVRDIGATIETTVECSGVSFTALSTPCQGFGLSIGNPVSVTLPAEACRVLGA
- a CDS encoding ABC transporter permease is translated as MSTLIKKRYGLLPGETGKFAGILSGFILLLAVLPILTMIVMSFSGASNLDFPPSSYSLQWYKAAWHTFVSPDASDVLSLGKAMTTSLMVACLTMVFATIIAVPAAYALTRCEFRGKAVALQLMSLPLVFPMVVLGLALLLVFDSLPFQMTTSRLVIAHVILALPFVVKNCTAAMLSIGSEVEEAAQMLGASPTRAIIDVVVPLMKSGILAGMLLAFIVSFNEFTVTYFLYTIDVMTVPIWMYSRTVSSLDPTVFSFAVLIVLIDFVLIWALEKLVGEGGVSF
- a CDS encoding ABC transporter permease, whose protein sequence is MEHQPLTHPVAVAPVRTNRGVSPTTRAWFFLSPSMLFLGVLIAASLLVLRMSVGTKGAEWTGFSLASYAQLLEPYYLKSLLLTLRLALISAVIAVVLAIPVAYTMSRLTSPFVRRIFLAAVLLPLLVNLLLQSYGWLVILGPGGMLNQALMGLGLIKRPIMLLYNQNGVLMGLVQTAFPLAVLPIASAMRGVARTYEEAAATLGASRFQVFRQVVLPMSMPGIITGATLVFAYNASSFVVPLLLGGRRVPMLAVMVHDQIAPLMNWPAASAAGVVLIVTTLAIMTLSEYITGRRRRMLEASQ